A region of the Salvelinus alpinus chromosome 24, SLU_Salpinus.1, whole genome shotgun sequence genome:
AGATCAGGGGCCGTATAaaacatctcagagtaggagtgctgatttgggatcagtttagccttttaggtTACAATGAAAAAGATTACATGGACCGGATCCTAGATAAGCCCTCCTTCTCTGAGAAGCTTGATACACATGGCCCCAGATGCTGACATGACAGAAACAGTTGAGCTAAACACAGTGTCTCCCTTACCATCTGAACAGTGTGGCTAAACAGCAGCCTCTCGGCGGTGATGGTATTGACGTGGTCCATGAGACGGTGCTTGCGGGAGAAGAAATGCTCCAGCCGTGCGTTGAGGGAGAGGCAGGACGACACGCTGGACTTGTACAGCTCATTCAGCCTCTTGACCActaaacacacagtcacagaggagagggctgAGAGTGGAGCAGTGTTCACGttggaaatagagagagagagagagagagagagagcagtcctaCTCCAcagcagggttgggctcaatacatttttttttaatgatacATCTGCCATTTGAGTGTAATGTTATATCCTTCTGTAAATGTTGGCTTTTAATCAGCCGTGTTCTAAAGTTGTTGGGTCTCACCTTGTTTGACAGTAGCAGAGGGGTACAGTTTTCCCTGTTTGACGCGCTCCATGGCTGTGTGCAAGGCAGACGACAGAAGCTCTGCAGTCTTCATGTACAACACCAGCTGCTCCGCAtagctgagacacacacacacgcacacagatcaGAGTCATGATTTGTAGCTGATGCTACAGTCATTGCAAAGTGTCTCTGAATCTCAAAGTGAACAGTAACCAAGTCTGACTCGCTTTTATCATCCATTTGTAAAGATCTCATATTCCATGAAAAGGAAAGACTAGACAAAGTTGTTTCAGTAACAATGGTTTAGCTTCATTAGCTGGTGGCTCTCACCTCCACTCCCGGCTGAGGGAGCTGATCTGGTCAGCCACTAGGCTTTGCTGCTGCAGGAGGGAGAGCGGGGAGGTGTCCCCGTGCTTCGCCCCAGCCCCCCTGACCCCTGCCACCTCCATCAGACAGCGGGCAAAGTCCAGGGTGAAGCGCAGGCTCCTCAGGGTGTCTGTGTGCTCCTGctgcactcagacagacagatggagagagagagacaaggtcaCGCACATTGAACGTCATAAAATATAGCCTACAGGGAGATGGGCATTCTTCAAAACAGAGACCGAGATGGACAGAAAAACATGCAGATACAAactcagagaaacagacagcagcAACCCCACATCCcaacccctactcctcctctcacctccatCAGGGTCTCCTCTGGCAGCTCAGGGGCCAGGAAGCTAACAGGTCCCCCCATGTTGGCTGTAATTGGGTCTGTGAAGCTGTAGCGTGGTCTGGAAGGACCCTCAAAGCTGTCCAGATAGGTACCTGTCTGAAATCGGCTGGTGAAGGACCCCACTGGGCTTATGGAGCTGGAGGAGCCTGCTATAGAAATAAGTGGTATTGTGGTTAGAGCATGGAAAGTACCTCAGAACAGGCCCTTGATGGCACTTAGTCTAAACTGACAGTTGTTTAACTTACACAGAGTAGTGTATTGTGCATATCATTGCCACTAAGATCAGCATCCCTAGGACACTATAATGTATTTGGATGCTGTGCGGAGCAATGACACCTAGCTGCTGAGCCAATCATCTCACCTGAGAACTGTCTGGTCCTGGAGGGCTGTGGAGGGATGCTGCCACTGGGTGGGGAGCCCACAGTGAACACCACCTGGGCTGGGCGGGCTGAGCCTGCTGCCATGGCTCCACCACCAGAGGGTGctgaggacagagacacagaacTCATCAGACATAACACAGGGAGGATGAATCACGGTAATGACCTAGCTACATGCAGTGGAGCAAGTTAATAATTTACCCTGGTAATTAGTGTTACTGCTTTAAAAGTCTTATTTGCCCATATTATTATCAGACCAGTATACGTACAACCGTTACCTTCCCCATTCAAAACCTATAACAGGGATATTTGAAACATAATGTTTCTCTACGCACCCACGTGTGAGCTGTAGAAACACATTTCAGTTCCTATAGAAAAAAGGAATGTTCTATTAGAGCGGAGGAGTAGGCTTGGGTGGGCCTGGGTGGCACATCCCCACCCACTGGGGCCCtgccaggcccacccaatcagattgagcaaaaacaaaaaagaatacatcattctttaaaaaaatacaacagTCCTCATCACCTTAGAACCAACTTCTCTGGTTTTAaatggcctatgtggcatcgatgatcagctatgaaaagccaaatgacatttactcctaaGGTGCTGGCTTGCTGcatcctcgacaactactgtgattattattatttgaccatgctggtcatttatgaacattttaacatcttggccatgctctgttataatctccacccggcacagccagaagaggactggccacccctcatagcctggttcctctctaggtttcttcctaggttttggcctttctagggagtttttcctagccaccgtgcttctacacctgcattgcttgctgttaggggttttaggctgggtttctgtacagcactttgagatatcagctgatgtacgaagggctatataaatacatttgaaatgaTTTGATCGATATGAGTACGAAaatagtgtcaaaattgactacaaagtgtacatagaataattttggtcataaagtcagtctcgtctaaaACTGAGTTTTGTAAGTGAGTTTGTCACGACTTACTGGAGGGGTGGGTATGGATACAATCATGCCCATTTGCCCATGCCCACTAATATGAGATAATCAGCTATGCTGATTGCGCTGTGCGTGCTCTATCCAATCATAGCagccagaacctccagacagtgagacagacctgcccatTACACGGCGCCTCAGGcttgtttacataagacaacaccTCACCAATGTTATGTTGAAAGAACCCTTAAGCCCTTTATGGAGTGCTCACTTGCTGATGTTTGATAGTGCCAATCTGCCACTTTCTGGGGCAAAATTAGAATTGAGATGATCAGAGCGCATTTGTATCAAAACTGCAACTTGTCAATATTCCAAAACCCATTTGCAAGCATTTTGTGTCCACCCGCAACCTGTTTTGTAACATTATTCCCTATACAACactgtcagacagacacacactctggTCATAGGTAGTGAGAAAGTTCTAGtggtggcgcagcggtttaaggcactgcggtgcttgaggcgtcactacagatccgggttctatcccgggctgtgtcgcagccggccgtgaccgggagacctatGAGGCGACGCAcctttggcccagcgtcgtccgggttaggggagggtttggtcggccGGGATGTCTTTGTCCCATCGCTCTTCAGTGATTCCTGCGGCAGGCTGGGAGCATGGactcggtcgccagttgtacggtgtttcctccgacacattggtgcggctggcttctgggttaagcgagcagtgtgtcaagaggCAGGGCGGCTTGGCAGGGTGGTGTTTCGGGGGATGCAtgcatgcaaattaattacttaaaaaccatacaatgtgattttctagatttttgttttagattccgtctctcacagttgaagtgtacctatgataaaaattacagacctctacatgctttgtaagtaggaaaacctgcaaaatcgtcagtgtatcaaatacttgttctccccactgtatataaaaacgGCGCCAAAGCACAAACGCCATCACTCGCCAGTGACTTGATAAACCAAAGCTACTGAATGTGCCTGCTAGCTACTACCGTACTTGCTAGCTTCATTGACAAACACACAAGTtggaacttagctagctagcaattgaTTTTGGGCACTGATAAACAGTGTGTAGCTTGTGCTTTATTTAAGATAGTTTGGCAGCTTGCGGATGAAGTTGTAGACATGTTATTGTTCTCAGAAACCAGTTTTCAGCTCGCAGCCAGACTTTCCCTTCATGATAGATTTTAAGGAAGTTATTATTTCGAGGAAGTGGCTGGCCATGTTGTTGCTACGGTGATTCAATAGGGACAAACAACAGTACCTGCCATGATACGATATTCGAACAtaacacacccacatcaaaccacatcccCAAGACAACTCGTTTGGCTTCAGTCATTGCTGCTAGCGTTTCTTAATGAACCACCAACACAAGGTCAAATCAGGAAGCGCAGTCACCCATTAAAACGTTTTTTGTGTTGGAATTGAGTCCTGTGGAACTTCACCCAATTGATACTGTGACCCCAGTCTAAAAAATAAGTGAGGAAATATGCACAGCTCTGCTGACCTTGGAAGCGCCAAGTTCTAACCCCCGAACAGATCTATACGGAGTGACCCACATCCACACAAAGGAAAAACCGAGTAAGTCACTGTGATATTAACTATCTAGTCAACCTCGGTTGGTGAATATAACAGCTCTTTATGCTTTAGTCATTCAGGTAGACAATTACTGAAGGGTAAAACTTGGTGAATAGGTCTACTATGCCCACCTGTGATGTCTCTGTTTGAGCTGAGGTTCTCACTGCTGCCGTGCTCCCCCAGCGGTCCTCCAAACGCAGCCATCAGCAGCATGTCAGACAGACGACCTGCACTCTGAGACCTGCCGAAGCTCTTGTCTTCTGTAGTCCTCTGGCTGTATTGCCCAAGCTGGCCAGTAGGCGGCTGTCCTGGGTACCTGGGGTTTGAGGCAGCCCTGCTGTCGGGCGGGGCCAGAACCAGACCCTGCTGGGCCAAGAAAGTCACCAGGTTGGGGGAGCTGGGAGGTTTGGGGAACTCAAAGGGTGGTATGGCCTGTGGACAGGATATCAGTGTCAGATGCAAAGTAGAGTCGAGAGACTATAGACAGTGGAATTGATTGTTTAAAGCAATAGTACAATTGCTGAATAGTTCAGTTTCCTCTAAAACACAGGCGTTGTACTAGCTGTGTCCAAAACATGAACTCACTCTAGAGGGGGATCCCAGGATGGTGGGGAGGGGGCTGCGCTGCATGAGTTCACTCAGCCTGGGGGAGGAGTGCAGGGGCCGCATAACCATCTTGCCTGCCTGCAGGTTGACCACCACGGGGTCAGAGTGCTGCTTCCTGATCTTCTGCCTGCCGCCACCACTAGTGGCCTCCAGGAGACAGGGGGCGCTGTGGAGCCGGGTGCCCAGGCCTTGCTGCTGAGGGGGAGGCCGTGTGTCGGGGAATTGGAGAGCTGGAGATGGACAGGGGTTAGAAGTTACAGCACAATGTTATCTTTACATTATCAAGATGAGTTACTAACTATACAGCTGAAGGAAAGACACAGGAAAGTAAAACATCTAAAAGGTGATGGTTCCTTTAAGTCAGGTTAAAACCCCTCTGATCAAGACAACAGGAAGTGAATAGCCTTGGTCTACTACAGAGCAACTCCCAAATTCCCCTGAccagtttaaccatttccaccaCTAACAAAACACTAAAACAATCAGCCCAAAATTTGGAGCGACggacagagaaggagggaggggaaccCCGGATTCCTACCTCCGCCCCGTGACCCCCCGCTGCCCGTGTCCAACGGGCGTGCTTGCCCTGGCAGCTCAGGGATGGTGCCCATTtcagacacagagggagacgagAGAGGGGGACAAGAAaaaagaaggagaggaaagaaagaaGAGGGGACATTTTGACACATCAATGCACTCTGGCAGACATACCTTGAGGAGAAAGCTGGAAGAGTCTGGCCCCTCCTACAGACAGCCTGCAGGGCCCAGCCAAGGTCCCGTGGCCTCCTGGGTAAGGCAGCGATGGGCCAGTCCTTCCGAATCCCAGGGAACTATTGCTGCTGCAGCCGCGCACCAGAGTAGACGGTCTGTGGCAGGGGGAGGAACATAGTCACAAAGACAATATTCCCTGTTATCTCTAAGCTAGCAATGTTACTACTGCGCCACAGAAGAGACTGTGTGTTTATATAAGCTTGTGTGTGTAAGTAATGCatgtatactgagtgtacaaaacattaaggacacctgatctttccatgacagactgaccaggtgaatccaggtgaaagctatgatcccttattgatgtcacttgttaaatccacttcaatcagtgtcgatgaattgtattttacatttttatttaactaggcaaatcagttaataacaaattcttatttacaatgacggcctaccccggccaaaccctaacccggacgacgctgggccaattgtgcaccgccctatgggactcccaatcatgcccggttgtgatacagcctggaatcgaaccagggtctgtagtaacgcctctagcacagagttaagtgcctttgaacaggttatgTTAGTAGGTTCCAGGCGCACGGGTTTGTGtcaaatttaatttgtcacatgcgccgaatagaacagctgtagaccttacagtgaaatgcttacttacaagccattaaccaacaatgcagttaagaaaaatgttaagtaaaaaaaatagacaagtaaaaaaaataatatataatctaagtaacaaataattaaagagcagcagtaaaataacagtaacgaggctatatacagggggtaccggtacagagtcaatgtgcgggggcaccggttagtcgaggtaattgaggtaatatgtacatgtaggtagagttaaagtgagagtagcagcagagtaaaaagaggggggggaatgcaaatagtctgggtaggcatttgattagctgttcaggagtcttatggcttgggggtagaagctgttaagaagccttttggacctagacttggcgctccggtaccgcttgtcatgcattagcagagggaacagtctatgactagggtggctggagtctttgacaatttttagggccttcctctgacacctcctggtatagaggtcctggatggcaggaagcttggccgcagtgatgtactaggccgtatgcactaccctctgtattgccttgcggttggaggccgagcagttgccataccaggcagtgatgcaacccgtaagaatgctctcgatggtgcagctgtagaactttttgaggatctgaatatccatgccaaatcttttcagtctcctgagggggaataggctttggtgtgccctcttcatgactgtcttggtgtgtttggaccatgatagtttgttggtgatgtggacaccaaggaacttgaagctctcaacctgctccacttcagccctgtcgatgagaatgggggcgtgctcggtcctccttttcctgtcgtccacaatcatcatctttgtcttgatcacgttgagggagaggttgttgtcctggcaccacacagccaggtctctgatcatcatcatcattgtcggtgatcaggtctataactgtattaaatgtattagttttcctcatcaatctacacagcaaaatatatataaaaaaaaaaattgtgaaccAATATGTTTTCACAAcgactgttgtgtcattggcaaacttaactatggtgttggagtcatgcctggccgtgcagtcatgagagaacagggagtacaggaggggcctgaGCACGTACCTCAGAGGGGCCCCTGAGTTGAGGaacagcgtggcggatgtgttgctacctacccttacaacctgggggtgtcccgtcaggaagtccaggatccagttgcagaaggtgttttgtcccagggtccttagcattctcacataggtgttccttttgtccaggttggaaagggcagtgtggagtgcaatagagattgcatcatctgtggatctgttggagcagtATGCAAATGAtgtgggtctaaggtttctgggatgatgttgttgatgtgagccatgaccagcctttcaaagcacttcatggctacagacgtgagtgctacggggcgatagtcatttaggcaggttgccttagtgttcttgggcacagggactatggtggtctgcttgaaacatgttgctattacagactcagtctgagacaggttgaaaatgtcagagaagacacttgccagttggtccgcgcatgctcggagtacacgtcctttagtttttgcttgtaagcaggaatcaggaggataggattatggtcagatttgccaaatggagggcgaaggaGAGCTTTAAATCGCGTCTCTGTATGtcgagtaaaggtggtctaaaggtgtttttcccccctctggttgcacatttaacatgctggtagaaatgaggtagaacggatttaagtttgcctgcattaaagtttcCGGCCACTAGGAACGCCGCCTGTATGAGCATTTGAGTGCGGACTTAGTGaaagcatcggtttgtggtggtaaatagacagctacgaagaacatagatgaaaactctcttggtaaatagtgtggtctacagcttatcatgagatactccaccaaaacctcgagacttccttactattacattttgtgcacaagctgttgtttacaaatatacatagaccgcaaccccttgtcttaccagagacggctgttctatcctgccgatacatcgtaaaacccaccagctgtatgttattcatctcgtcgttcagccacgactcagtgaaacataagatattacagtttttattgtcccgttggtaggatatacatgatcgtagtttgtctattttattatccaatgattgtacgttggctaataggaccgatggtaaaggcagattacccactcgccgtcggatccttacaaggcacctgggcctacgtccccgatatctctgtctctttctcctgcgaatgacggggatgggggccttgtcgggtgtctgaaatAAATCCTTTGCATCAGACTCGTTACAGAAAAAATCTTCTTCCAGTacaaggtgagtaatcactgtcctgatatctagaagctcttttcggtcataagaaacagtggcagaaacattatgtacaaaataagttacaaataacacgaaaaaacacacacaataggttAGGGGAccgtaaaatggcagccatctcctccggcaccatcaagaactgcaacgctgctggtttTCTCACGTTCAACAGCTTCAGTGTGTATCAgaaatggtctaccacccaaaggacatccagccaacttgggccagcatccctgtgggccagcatccctgtggaacactttcgacaccatgtagagtccatgccctgacgaattgaggctgttctgagggcaaaagggggtgtgtgcaactcaatagtaggaaggtgtccttaatgtcttgtacactcagtgtatgtatatACTGACTGTGGGGAGCCATCATGGCTGAGGGAATGAAGGTTCTGCTCCATGCGCTGGTAGTTGGGGACCTGAGTGGGAACGGGAATGGGCACCGACTGACCGTGGTTACCATAGTTACCACAGTTACTGCCAGAGAACTCACTTGGCCGACTGAAAGAAGAGAGAAAGCGGGAGTTAGCTACGTTTAACCATTCCCTGTCTAATCAATGCATTAACAAAGCGAGTGAAACAGCAAAAATACTGAGAGAATAGTAACAGACAAAACATTATGTAATAGTGAGAGtgaacgatagagagagaaagagcaatgtGAGCCCTTGATTTGTGATTGCTTTGGTAGAGAGGGGAGATGATGATGATCAGCTTGACCTACTGAaaagggctgggaattgccagggacctcgtGACACGATATTATCACGGTACTTACGTGCTGATACAatgtgtattgtgattctcacgatTATCACAATTCTATATGGATTCCGATTTGATAATGCAATTTTATTGCTATTTGATGTTCCAAAAATATTGCTCACTGCTGCAGAGAGAAAATTTGTTTtaaatcagtcatggaaataagagCTGAAAACATATTGGCtcactactttttttttttttttttgctgtgtagattgatgaggaaaacaaatcatttaatacattttagaataaggctggaacgtaacaaaacgtggaaaaagtcaaggggtctgaatactttccgaatgcactgtagtagGCCTAGCCTGTAGAATGGGATCATGCTCTTTTTAATtgaggccatcaaaactctgttctctcacacaattgcatagcctatagaaatgttgcacaacatgagctcatgggctctcatgcaGTGTTTGATAAGACATTtgctgatgtcagagtgattagagcgacagagtgctgagtaccaggcagttagcaagtttggtaggctactaaatgaccatcagcagcatcagagactaaacggtcacgtggaatttgactgcggtcatgacctgtgaccgccggtgtggcggtaatatggtcaccgtaacagccgtACCCATCACTACTACTGACCTAACATCTTTTTGCCATCAAGCCTTACAAACGAATCCCCCTACTCTAGAAGGGTATCATTGGCCTGGGCTTCCAGTGCACAATACACATTGACTCACCCAGCTGCCAGAGTGAGGGAACTGGCATTAGCATGTCATGGTTTAAGTATGTCTGAACACTGAGAATAAGTGAATCCCTTTCCAGTAAGAGTGTGATCAGATCTTACCTGATGGGACTGCGGGAGCCACTGTAGGAGGGGGAGTGGGGTGGGGTCTTGCCCTGACTGCCCAGGCCACCAGAGGCCAGTAGAgagctgaggaggaggagacaagAGTTTAGTGGCTCTAATATATTATTAATAAGTGGGATTGTTCTTAAGCCGGTTTCACATTGGCATTTCCCAACAGCATTGTGTACAGGTGCCCACATAAGACCAATGTTAGGGCTGGGGAATGCCAGGGACCTTGcgatacttaggtgccaatacgatatgtattgcgattcccACGATTCTATATGTAAAGCAATTCGATACTGCTATTTTATTgtaatttgatgttccaaacatattgctcagtataagtctgctgcagagagacaagagatagcatgggaaaatacattttgatcagtcaggaaataaaagtgctgaaaacatggcttactatttaaaaagaagaaaaAGCTATAGAATGAAAGATACCAGAGTTTTGGCGCAGGAACAGctgatatatagatagatagatatataaacttagcaaaaaaagaaacgtccctttttcagcaccctgtctttcaaagataatttttaaaaatccaaataacacagatcttcattgtaaagggtttaagtactgcagtgcatctcctcctcatggactgcaccagatttgccagttcttgctgtgagatgttaccccactcttccaccaaggcaccattCCTGCCAGAAATGCCCGGGAACTTGCAGgcactagccctcaccctccgatccaacaggtcccagacgtgctcaatgggattcagatccgggctcttcgctagcCATGGCAGaaaactgacattcctgtcttgcaggaaatcacgcacagaacgagcagtatggctggtggcattgtcatgctggagggtcatgtcaggatgagcctgcaggaagggtaccacatgaggaaggaggtaacgcacagcgttgagattgcctgcaatgacaacaagctcagtccaatgatgctgtgacacaccgccccagaccatgactgaccctccacatcgattccgctccagagtacaggccttggtgtaacgctcattccttcaacgataaacgcgaatccgaccatcacccctggtgagacaaaaccgtgacttgtcagtgaagagcactttttgccagtcctgtctggtccagcgacggtgggtttgtgcccataggtgacgttgttgccggtgatgtctggtgaggagctgccttacaacaggcctacaagccctcagtccagcctctctcagcctattgcggagagtctgagcactgatggagggattgtgcgttcctggtgtaactcgggcagttgttgttgctatcctgtacctgtcccgcaggtatgatgtt
Encoded here:
- the LOC139552241 gene encoding serine/threonine-protein kinase ULK1-like isoform X7; its protein translation is MVEQTPSRRQETASSVYLVMEYCNGGDLADYLHSKGTLSEDTIRVFLQQIAGAMRVLQVKDIIHRDLKPQNILLSYHTGRKSHSTNTCIKIADFGFARYLQNNMMAATLCGSPMYMAPEVIMSQNYDAKADLWSIGTILFQCLTGKAPFQASSPQDLRLFYEKNKNLSPNIPRETSCHLRNLLLGLLQRNHKDRMDFEEFFCHPFLETSSSMKKSNAPAVTMTCFPSSASASSCSSSSNSHLASPPQSLAEVQQLRAKTLASPTQDAPGFLLKDSSGGGCSSKNSSCDTDDFVMVPVHFPTGELTSDGPTGKVFHDSLMNSGSLLASGGLGSQGKTPPHSPSYSGSRSPISRPSEFSGSNCGNYGNHGQSVPIPVPTQVPNYQRMEQNLHSLSHDGSPQPSTLVRGCSSNSSLGFGRTGPSLPYPGGHGTLAGPCRLSVGGARLFQLSPQALQFPDTRPPPQQQGLGTRLHSAPCLLEATSGGGRQKIRKQHSDPVVVNLQAGKMVMRPLHSSPRLSELMQRSPLPTILGSPSRAIPPFEFPKPPSSPNLVTFLAQQGLVLAPPDSRAASNPRYPGQPPTGQLGQYSQRTTEDKSFGRSQSAGRLSDMLLMAAFGGPLGEHGSSENLSSNRDITAPSGGGAMAAGSARPAQVVFTVGSPPSGSIPPQPSRTRQFSAGSSSSISPVGSFTSRFQTGTYLDSFEGPSRPRYSFTDPITANMGGPVSFLAPELPEETLMEQEHTDTLRSLRFTLDFARCLMEVAGVRGAGAKHGDTSPLSLLQQQSLVADQISSLSREWSYAEQLVLYMKTAELLSSALHTAMERVKQGKLYPSATVKQVVKRLNELYKSSVSSCLSLNARLEHFFSRKHRLMDHVNTITAERLLFSHTVQMVQAAALDEMFHQGEASVLRYHKALLLMEGLSLLLTEQNDILSVSKCKECIERRLTALQSGLCV
- the LOC139552241 gene encoding serine/threonine-protein kinase ULK1-like isoform X1 codes for the protein METVGKFEFSRKDLIGHGAFAVVFKGRNIEKHDWEVAVKCINKKNLAKTQTLLGKEIKILKELKHENIVALHDFQETASSVYLVMEYCNGGDLADYLHSKGTLSEDTIRVFLQQIAGAMRVLQVKDIIHRDLKPQNILLSYHTGRKSHSTNTCIKIADFGFARYLQNNMMAATLCGSPMYMAPEVIMSQNYDAKADLWSIGTILFQCLTGKAPFQASSPQDLRLFYEKNKNLSPNIPRETSCHLRNLLLGLLQRNHKDRMDFEEFFCHPFLETSSSMKKSNAPAVTMTCFPSSASASSCSSSSNSHLASPPQSLAEVQQLRAKTLASPTQDAPGFLLKDSSGGGCSSKNSSCDTDDFVMVPVHFPTGELTSDGPTGKVFHDSLMNSGSLLASGGLGSQGKTPPHSPSYSGSRSPISRPSEFSGSNCGNYGNHGQSVPIPVPTQVPNYQRMEQNLHSLSHDGSPQPSTLVRGCSSNSSLGFGRTGPSLPYPGGHGTLAGPCRLSVGGARLFQLSPQALQFPDTRPPPQQQGLGTRLHSAPCLLEATSGGGRQKIRKQHSDPVVVNLQAGKMVMRPLHSSPRLSELMQRSPLPTILGSPSRAIPPFEFPKPPSSPNLVTFLAQQGLVLAPPDSRAASNPRYPGQPPTGQLGQYSQRTTEDKSFGRSQSAGRLSDMLLMAAFGGPLGEHGSSENLSSNRDITAPSGGGAMAAGSARPAQVVFTVGSPPSGSIPPQPSRTRQFSAGSSSSISPVGSFTSRFQTGTYLDSFEGPSRPRYSFTDPITANMGGPVSFLAPELPEETLMEQEHTDTLRSLRFTLDFARCLMEVAGVRGAGAKHGDTSPLSLLQQQSLVADQISSLSREWSYAEQLVLYMKTAELLSSALHTAMERVKQGKLYPSATVKQVVKRLNELYKSSVSSCLSLNARLEHFFSRKHRLMDHVNTITAERLLFSHTVQMVQAAALDEMFHQGEASVLRYHKALLLMEGLSLLLTEQNDILSVSKCKECIERRLTALQSGLCV
- the LOC139552241 gene encoding serine/threonine-protein kinase ULK1-like isoform X8, translated to MEYCNGGDLADYLHSKGTLSEDTIRVFLQQIAGAMRVLQVKDIIHRDLKPQNILLSYHTGRKSHSTNTCIKIADFGFARYLQNNMMAATLCGSPMYMAPEVIMSQNYDAKADLWSIGTILFQCLTGKAPFQASSPQDLRLFYEKNKNLSPNIPRETSCHLRNLLLGLLQRNHKDRMDFEEFFCHPFLETSSSMKKSNAPAVTMTCFPSSASASSCSSSSNSHLASPPQSLAEVQQLRAKTLASPTQDAPGFLLKDSSGGGCSSKNSSCDTDDFVMVPVHFPTGELTSDGPTGKVFHDSLMNSGSLLASGGLGSQGKTPPHSPSYSGSRSPISRPSEFSGSNCGNYGNHGQSVPIPVPTQVPNYQRMEQNLHSLSHDGSPQPSTLVRGCSSNSSLGFGRTGPSLPYPGGHGTLAGPCRLSVGGARLFQLSPQALQFPDTRPPPQQQGLGTRLHSAPCLLEATSGGGRQKIRKQHSDPVVVNLQAGKMVMRPLHSSPRLSELMQRSPLPTILGSPSRAIPPFEFPKPPSSPNLVTFLAQQGLVLAPPDSRAASNPRYPGQPPTGQLGQYSQRTTEDKSFGRSQSAGRLSDMLLMAAFGGPLGEHGSSENLSSNRDITAPSGGGAMAAGSARPAQVVFTVGSPPSGSIPPQPSRTRQFSAGSSSSISPVGSFTSRFQTGTYLDSFEGPSRPRYSFTDPITANMGGPVSFLAPELPEETLMEQEHTDTLRSLRFTLDFARCLMEVAGVRGAGAKHGDTSPLSLLQQQSLVADQISSLSREWSYAEQLVLYMKTAELLSSALHTAMERVKQGKLYPSATVKQVVKRLNELYKSSVSSCLSLNARLEHFFSRKHRLMDHVNTITAERLLFSHTVQMVQAAALDEMFHQGEASVLRYHKALLLMEGLSLLLTEQNDILSVSKCKECIERRLTALQSGLCV